A region of the Lycium barbarum isolate Lr01 chromosome 1, ASM1917538v2, whole genome shotgun sequence genome:
CCGCCCTGCGAGGACAAGTTTTTCATTAAGACTCCCTGCTATGATTTCATTTGGAGTGGCAAAGATAGTAAAACTATCGGGGATATTGTTAGGAAAATTATGGCAAATAATCCTGGTAGGCCTATTCCTCCCAACAAGGTATGGCAACTACCTTCTATTGTCAGTGGTGCCTACGGCTAGTTTTTTTATTAAGTAATAAATAACGAGAAAACTAGGtcttaccttactaatcctaaTGAGATAAAGAATCTCTACTAATTAACAAGCACGGAGAAAATaagagctagagaaaattagatatattctatgattttcatagattttaTAATATCTACTTCTCCCTCCATCCCAATATAAATGGCTTAGTTTGACTGGCACAAAATATATGgaataaaaagagatttttttaatcttgtggttaAAGATttgtgtaatgtactaaaatgtctttgaatcttgtggttttaaacttgtcattgaggatgtttgaattgtcactTACTAAATACAGAAAGAGATACTCTTTTTtggacaaactaaaaagaaaagtaagacattcAAATTGGGATGGAAGGAGTATGTTTTAATGATTTAACTCATATAAAGAATTTTTACATTATACAAACAGGTTATTACTTTATTTTTAAGGCTATTGATCAGGATTATTATCGACAATTACATGTTGTTATCGGTCATCTAAAATATATCACACTGTCTGAGCACATATGTTAAATTCAACAAAATGTGTTACATTCACAGCTGCATTTGCTCTTATTCCTGTACCTAAATGAAATGATTAATGTGAAAGAGAAAGCCACAATGACGGTGTATTAGGACCCATGTAGTTATCAAGTTAATACAGAGAAAGATAGATCACATTGTCTACTGCAATTTTTGCGCGTATatccttttttttattattatcaaCTGTGCCATGATTCCTTCGATTTGATGCATTGACAGTTAAAACTTGTGTTTGTTGTACCAGGTTCTAGCATTCAACACCAAAAAGGATGTGAATAAATGGCTTTTTGATAATCCTGTGCGTTGTCCTGCAGCTGTGCACTTTAAAATACTGAATGGGAATAAAATTGGTTATAGTCTTCAGACAAACTCCACAGCCGTTGTGAAACGAGGACAAGAAGAAGATCCAACTTTTAAATTCCAAATCCCACTTCAATTAGCAGCAGAGCGCGAAATCGCGAGGAGTCTGATTGGAGGTACATACCTCTTGTTATGATCCATTTACTAGATAATGATGGTTAAAAAGAATTTGTTCTTTTCTTAAGCACACCTTTGTTCTGTGTTTTAACTTTTAAATACATTTTCAGATCCAAATTTCCCCTGGGATGTCAGCTTTAAGGAATATCCACATCCTCCTGGTGATACATTTAATGAAGAGGCTTTAACAACAATAATTTTTTTCTTGGCAGTTGCTATATTTGGTTTTGTCTTCCAAATCAGTGCTTTAATCACTGAAAAAGAACTCAAGCTTCGGCAGGTATCTCCTTTGCCATTTTGATAAGATCGAAGGATCCAAAATGTAAACTTGATAGGTTCAACCTTTATGATTGGCCGACTGAAATTATTTTATTGTTTATAAGGTAAATAGTTTTGTTAATGTTGCCAAAAGATAGAGGAACATAAACCTAGGGTTGAGTTGAACCAACTTGTCCTCCTCTGGCTAGCTTCATTGGTTCATTTTCTAAATGCCATATTTGCCTTGCAGGCAATGACTATGATGGGTCTTTTTGATACTGCCTATTGGTTGTCCTGGGTCACCTGGGAAGCACTCCTCTCATTTTTCTCTTCTGTGCTCACTGTGATCTTTGGAATGATGTTTCAATTTGATTTTTTCTTGCGCAATAACGTAATAGTCGTGTTCCTTCTGTTTTTCCTCTTCCAACTTACTATGGTATATCTCAATCATCCCTTCTAAACTTTTTACCATATACACAGTTTTGGTAATGCGAAACTTTTTTGATAAATGTTCTGTTCCTTTTGCAAGGTTTCCTTTGCATATTGGCTGTCTGCTTTCACTACCAAAGCAGCTTCAGCGACAACTCTGGCTTTCGTCATCTTTATTGTTGGTTTCATTACTATGGTAAGTCCGTCCTTAACTTGAAATGTTTTATTGTTTATTACTCATCTGGGGATTAACATATTCGTCATGTTCCATTTTTCAGGTCATTTCAAATCTTGGATTTCCCTACAGCCCTCAGTTTAAAGCTGACTATAGGACTTTATGGTCACTGTTCCCGCCAAATCTTCTTACTATAGGTCTTCAGTTACTTACTAAAGCAACTGAAAGTCCTAAAGATCCTGGTATTAACTGGAGTAATGTGGCAAAGTGTTTACCTAAAGAACCAGGCTGTGTAGTTACCATGGTAAATAAAAATCCCTATCGACACCAAATTACTCTGAGAGCATACGGTCTTTTCAGATTCCAGTCACGTGTTTTATTTTTTCTACCAACTAATTATATATTCCCCTTCTGTTAACAGCAAGATGTGTATATACTGCATGTGAAAACGTTTTTTTTCTGGTTCGTTCTGGCTATATACTTTGACAACATAATTCCAAATATCTCTGGTGTGAGAAAATCAAAATTCTACTTCCTATATCCTGGGTACTGGACTGGAAATGGTGGAAGTAGGGTAAAAGGTAAACACAATACATCCCACTTTACTACACTAGTCTAGTCTTCTGTAAGCTGTAAAAATCTAATTATTCTCTTCCTTTTTATGTTAGAGGGAGGAAATAATAGCTGCTGTTCAGGTTCATTGCCACGGTTGGAACCTATTACACCAGATGACGAAGATGTTCTTAAAGAAGAAACCACCGTTAAACAGCAAGCTACGGAAGGTGGATCTTCCAACATTGCAGTTCAAATACGCGGTCTTGTTAAGACATATCCTGGAAAGTCAAAAGGTTGCTGCAAAAGGAGTCCTCCTTTCCATAGTGTCAAGGTACTTTATCTATGGTCCTAGTAGTAGCTATGTTGATGGTGCAATTGTGATCCATCATTAGAAAAAAAATAGGAGAAAAAATTACAGTATTTCTGATCCATTGAGCATGGAATCTGCCACTTTGACAGTTAGTCATCTCAAAATTTTGAAGCTTTTCATTTCCGTGGCAACCTTTTCTGGCGTTATTGGGAGTATTTTATCAATCAGCAGGCCCATGTGTGCCATAAAGGAATACAAATGATGACTTGGTGGAAAATGAGAAGTCCAAATTGCAAATAGGGACGGATCTGAGAGGCTCGGTTACGGGTTCACGTGAACCCAGTAACCCCAGTAGTTATTAAGAAATCTACTAAATAACTATAAATATGATTGTATCCCAATTATAGTTTGTAGTATTTACCTGAGGTTGTTGCAGAAACTCATAAACTTTAAGTTCTGGACCCCTCTGAATTTCCAAACAAGTATTATAGCAGGAACGTCTTTACTCTTTGTTTAACCATCCAAACTTTCACGCAATCTGCATCTTGCTGTTTAGAGTCCCTCTCTTTCTAACGACCATTATTTCAGCAATAGCGAGCTGAAAGTTATGGCCTCACATTTCTTAAATGATGATCGTAGGGCTTATGGTTGAACGTTGAAAAGGATCAGTTACTTTGTATGCTTGGGCCCAATGGAGCTGGGAAAACTACTACTATAAGTTGTTTGACTGGGATTAACCCTGTTACTGCAGGAGATGGTAATAGCTTTGATCACTCACATTTTTACGTTCATTAAAGTTGCACATGTGTAACATGAAGCATTTTTCAACAGCATCTGTATATGATCAGTCCATACGAAGCTCTATGGGCATGACAAACATTCGAAGGATGATGGGAGTTTGCCCCCAGGTAACAATTTTTTGTGTGTGATCTTCTCTTTTCAAGTCTTCAATGGAACCAGCTGATAGCATGCTTTgtaaaaattgattcatttttTCGTTTTATAGTTTGATATTCTTTGGGATGCATTATCTGGTGAAGAGCACCTTCAGCTTTTTGCCAACATTAAAGGTCTACCCCCTGCTGAAATAGACACGGTATTGCACAAAAGCCTAAAACTATATCGATCCTTCTATACCTTTATATAGATTCTATGAATTAGCTGTTCTAAAAATAATCAAATTTCATTCTTCAATCAAAAACAGGTGGTAGCACAACTATTATCCCAGTCAAAAATCACAAAGGTGGCAGCCAAGATGAGATCTTCTAGTTACAGTGGAGGAATGAAACGAAGACTTAGTGTTGCTGCAGCTCTTATTGGAGATCCAAAGTTGGTTATTTTGGACGAACCGGTAGGTGCTGGTAGTTAAAATTCTTCCATATGATGTTTTATGAACTTTTATGCTAAAAATAGTTCTGTTTCCAACATTTTCATTCCCTAATATCTTCATAGACTACTGGTATGGATCCGATAACTCGAAGGCATGTTTGGGACATAATTGAGAATGCGAAAAAAGGGCGTGCCATTATCTTGACAACCCATTCAATGGAAGAAGCTGATGTCTTAAGCGACCGCATTGCTATCATGGCAAAGGGAAGGCTTCGTTGCATCGGAACTTCAATAAGGTTGAAATCAAGATTTGGAACTGGTTTCATTGCTAATGTGGGATTTTCTAGTGAAACATCATCTCAACCTGAAGCTGTGAAACAGTTCTTTAGAAGAGTATGTCAAAAGCTacttcttttactttttttttttctttcaattttctCTCTTTAAGGACTGCTAATTCTGATATATAACTATGTTGACAGCGCTTAGATGTGGTGCCTAAAGAAGAAAGCAAGTCCTTCCTAACCTATGTTATTCCTCATGACAAGGAGAGTCTGTTGACGGTAATATCTAGAATAACTCAAGGGATTTAATTTATAGTCGTTTTGTTACTGGGATTAGTAATGTTGTGATTAGTTATTCTAGGATTAGTAATGTTGGGATTAGTTATTCTGGCATTGACCATTTGTTTctttttgaattaaaaataacATGCAATGCATACTACCAAATAATACTGAATAGGGTGTATAAGAGTAGTACGGATATTGTTGATCCCATGGTTTACTATGTATAACGatagtactgaatagggtgtataAGTAATAATggtaaatatattatatttactgACTTAAAATTGCAACCAAGCATTATGCTAAAAAACACCAGCATTATTCTACCTAATACACCCTACCAAATTCATATCTTAAAGTGTAATACATTATAGTTTATGCTTTTTTATGTGGACTGGATAAGCACACAGATTAGGATTTGAAGCTTGTCACATTCCATTTGATGATTGGCTTTTCACACCTACCAGGAATTCTTTGCTGAGCTTCAAGCTAGAGAAAGTGAATTTGGTATAAAAGACATCCAGCTAGGTCTTACAACTCTTGAAGAAGTTTTCATGAACATAGCTAGGCAGGCAGAACTGGAAACTGCAATAGCTGAAGGAAAATTTACAACTCTTACATTGAGCTCAGGGATCTCTCTTGAAGTAAGTCAATTATCAGAATCTTTGTTTATATTCCACAGTGGGAAATTTTCCAATCTATATTCATGGTGAATAAGTAacctttttttaaatatatattcaGGTACCTGCAGGATCAAGATTTGTGGGAATTCCAGGAACAAAATCTCCACAGAATCCTGGAGGAATTATGGTGGAAGTATATTGGGAGCCAGATGAATCTGGTAGTCTTTGTATTTCTGGCCACTCAGATGAAATGCCAATACCACCTCATATTCAACTAAGTGATCCTCCAAACACCAAATCAGCTAAAAAACGGGGAATTGTAATCGACCCTGCAGAACTCAAAAAGGAGTCATAACAAAGTATTACTAGGAAATATAGGGACTGAGGTACATAAACTCAGATAAAGTAAGAGATCACAAGGGTCTACTGTGTATAGTCTTATACTATCAGTCTGAATTTACCATAAGCCACTACCGCTTCAAAGGTGAAACTCTAGGTCTTAGTTAACTTGACGAACTATTTTCGATAGGAGTTCAAAGGTTTTGCATATCGATATCATTTAAGTGTATAGGACCATATGTAATTAACATGTAAATGTTGTGATTTTCTTGTATCACAAGTAATTCTCCTTTATAGAATCAATTTTGGGTAAGGAATCAGTCTACTACAATATCATAGTGATATTCAATTTTAATAAGTTGCACTCCCGTATATCAATTTTCTCTGTCAAGAATATAGCACTTAGCAAATTGGTTACGAGTTTGAATCGCGTTCTGTAGCTTAATGATGGTAAGCATTGAAGTATATGGTAACTAATTCCAATTCCGGAGGAAGCAATTATGGTAGGTCAAAAGCGTTGTGATCAAAATTACCAGGTGTCATGTGTCATGCGGAAGCTAGCAAAGCAAATCTTGGACGATAATAAGTAAGAGAACGAAAAGAAATATATCAAAAGAGACGTAATAATTTAACATGGTTTGGTCAATTGAACAACATATGAGCAATTCATTAATATAAATCAACAATCATTCTTGTCTAGGAAAGAACCAACTTTAATTCACTTATATCATACAAGCAAAAGATAAAGGATTCAACAAGCAGATGAAACCTAGCTACTGTATAAAAACATACACTAAGATTATTAGTAAGAAGTGATCACTGTGCCTCAGTTGCCACCTTGATGAAGACGTCCTCCAGCATTGTGTCAGCCAAACCCCAAGACTGGACTGGAAATCTCTCCTTTGCTTGTCTAACCGCTAGGAACACATCTGAAATTTTCACCTCATATTTCGGAAGCTCAAATTTCTGAGTTCCATACAGATGGTACGTTTTCTTCGCGTTTGGAGATAGACTTTTCACTAAGTCTTCCACTTCACTCCCATTTTCTGGTGATGTAGTCATGGTGAACATGTAGGATCCCCCATACCTAGCTTTTAACTGCCATTCAATAGTTAACATACTTCAAATACTATATGATCAGAagtatgattctgttatgttcttaAGGGTTGTAATCCAAAAgaattgaaattgaaatgaacACAATCTGGAATTTTATTGATATTCAGTCGATATTACAAAATGGAACTCAAATGTCACAGCAACTCCATTAATGAACTGAACTCAAGTTGGTACCTAGAATTGAAGAAGAAGATTGGGAAGAAGAGAAGGTTGGAGGAGAGACAGAATGTTGAATACACCAGATCTGATTAACTGCTTAGTTGCTAATATAACAGCTTACCCGCTGCTTAATCTCCACCATCCATCTGGACTGTCACGTGGTTTAGCTGGACCACTCTATTGCGGCCAGGTGTATGGGCTCCACTTATTCACTTAAATCCCCAATTCGAATCCTAATTCCTCAATTGCAATCCCTAATTCCTTCCTTGTCCTCAAGGTCGGAGTTGTGCCACAAAGTGACCCTCCCAAGTTGCTTCTTCCTCACATAGGTTGGACCGGTGTACCAAGCGTCGCCGGAGAATAGCTAACGGTTGCATCAGTACGTCACACGTTCGCAGTTGGGACTGAGTTACAATGGCAGGCCCAATGCGTTTCTTCAGCAGCGAAATGTGAAGAACTGGGTGTATGCGTGACCCCCGTGGCAACTCTAAACGGTAAGCTACTACTCCAATCTTCTCCGCTATCTTGTAGGATTTTGCAGTTAACTTCAAATTCTTACGAATAGCAATCGAAGCCTGTCGATAGTGCTGTAGTTTCAAGTAAGCATAGTCCCCTACCTCTAAAGTTCGATCAGATCTATTCCTGTCTGCAAAAAACTTCATTCGAGCTTGAGCTTGGTGTAAGTTGTCACCTAGTTGATGAAGTAGGTGTTGTCGTTGCCGGACTGTGAGTTGAATGGGGTAAGGACCCCGTGGGAATCAGGGGTGGTGTAAAGCCATACAAGGCTTCAAAAGGGGTAGATTTGAGGGCTGTGTGATGGTTGGTGTTGTACCACCATCAGCCAAGGGCAACCACTTAAGCCAGTCTTTAGGATTAGCAAAAACCATAGCCCTTAGATATGATTCTAGACATCGATTAAGCCGCTCCGTTTGACCATCCGTTTGTGGATGACAAGCTGTGGACATGGTGAGTTTAGTACCAAGGTACTTGACTAATTGTTGCCAGAAATGACTAGTGAAAACAGCATCTCTATCAGTTACTATGGTCTTAGGAAGACCATGTAACTTGTAAATCTCTTGTAAGAACAGGTCAGCCACCTCCTTAGCTGTAAAAGGGTGTTGTAATGACAAAAAATGCCCATACTTTGTAAGCCTGTTCACCACAACTAGAATTGAGTTTTTATGCCCGGATGAAGGCAACCCTTCAATGAAGTCCATGGCAATGTCTTGCCATGCTAGTTCTGGTATAGGTAAGGGCTGTAGGAGCCCTGGTGATAAGATATTCTCAGTTTTGACCCTTTGACACACATCACAAGTAGCAACCCAAGTGCAGATATCTTTCTTCAAATTTGGCCAGTAGAAAAGCATGTGAACTCTTCTGTATGTACCCAATTGTCCTGAGTGTCCTCCCAAAGGGGAAGAATGAAATGCAGAAAATATTTTGGCCCTGAGATCTGTTGATTTCCCCACATATATCTTGCCCTGGTATCTGATGATGCCCTGATGTAGTGAATAGTTGGGTTTACTGTTAAGATCAGTGATTAGCTCAGTCAACAGTTGCTGTGATATAGGATCATGCTCATAGCTCTGTGTAACCTCAAGCATCCATGTAGGTTCCACCCCTATGATAGCATTCAATGAAGCATCTTCCTCTTGCCTTCTAGATAAGGCATCTGCAACCCTATTTTCTGTCCCTTTCTTGTACTGCACTTCATAATCCAGCCCTAAAAGTTTAGTAAGCCCTTTTTGTTGTAAGGCAGTACTAACCCTTTGCTCCAACAGATACTTCAGACTATGATGGTCTGTTCTAATAATAAAATGAGCCCCTTGTAGATAATGCCTCCATCTATCAACAGCACATAGGACAGCCATATATTCTTTCTCATAAATGGACAAACCCAAGTGTTTTCGGGCCAATGCTTTACTGAAATAAGCCCAGGGTCTTCCTTCTTGCATCAGGACAGCCCCCATACCCTTAGAGCATGCATCAGTCTCTATTACAAAAGTCTTAGTGAAATCTGCTAGTGCAAGTACAGGGGAAGTAGTCATAGCTGTTTTCAACTGGTCAAAGACTACAGCAGCCTCTTCATTCCATGAAAATGCATTCTTCTTAAGTAGATTGGTCAGAGGTCTGCTAATGATGACATAAGATCTCACAAAgcttctataatatcctgtaaGACCAAGAAATACCCTTAATGACCCTTAATGACTTCAAGGACTTAGGAACTGGCCATTGTGACATTGCAGCTATCTTGCTTGGGTCAGTAGCTACTCCCTCTCCATTAATAAAATGCCCCAAATACTCCACTTTGCTTTGATCAAATGCACATTTAGACAGCTTGGCAAACAGTTGCTCTTTTCTCAGAATTTGCGATACCATTCTAAGATGAACAAAATGCTCTTGGGTAGTAGAACTATAAGCCAAGATGTCATCAAAAAATACTAATACGAATTGTCTCAAATGATCCCTAAACACATGGTTCATAAGACTTTGGAAAGCGGCAGGGGCATTAGTTAAGCCAAATGGCATCACCTTGAATTCATAATGGCCTAAGTGAGTTCTAAAGGCTGTTTTGTGCATATATCCTTCAAACATTCTAATTTGGTGGTATCCAGCCCTTAAGTCAATTTTGGAAAAAATATTTGAACCATGAAGCTCATCTAGTAAGTCATCCACCAATGGTATAGGAAATTTGTCCTTAACAGTCATTTTATTGAGTTCCCTGTAATCTATGCAAAATCTCCAGCtcccatcctttttttttttttaaactaaaagGACTGGTGAAGAGAATGGGGAGCGACTGGGCTGAATTATTCCATTATTCATCCTGTCCTTTACTTGTTTTTCAATTTCATTCTTCTGAAAAAAGTTGTACCTGTAGGGTCTGATGCTTAGTGGTGCAGAATCAGGCTTCAGAAGAATATAGTGGTCATGTTGTCTTCTTGGTGGGAGTGAGGTGGGTTCCACAAAGACATCTGGGAACTGCTTCAGTACTTGATCAATGTCATCAGGTATGCTTTCCTCTGTCTGCACTTCTGTGGCTGACAGTGTAAACAGATGTGCCCATATTGCTTGGCCTTTTCTACACAACTGTTTGACCCAATTGGCTGTCATAAGTTTGAGTTCTGCTTGATGATAAATGCCTTTAAGTTCCACTCTTTTTTCTTTATGTGAAACTTGTATTTCGTACTCTTCAAAGTCTAATAGTACAGGGTTATGGGCCCTCATCCAATCCCCTCCTAAGACCACATCATTACCCCctaacttgagaattctgaatgTATCCTCAAATTCTATTCCCTGAATCTTCCATTTGAAATTTGAACAACAGTATCTGCTCATTAGGTGACCCCCATTTGCAACAGTCACTCTCATAGTTGAAGCCTCCTTGATAACACATCCCACCTTCTTAGCAGTCTCCATATCCAAGAAGCTATGTGTGCTTCCTGAATCCACCAAAAGTGTCAACTTATTTTTCTTAGCTTTCCTCCTAATGACATAGTATTTGGAACTTCAGTTCCTGA
Encoded here:
- the LOC132600761 gene encoding ABC transporter A family member 2-like, encoding MELQGGFPLLVQQYKALFKKNVLLAWRNKPATFLQLFSSFFFIFLLFCIRTANESRKSASTFAKELHDPQTMGGPPIPPCEDKFFIKTPCYDFIWSGKDSKTIGDIVRKIMANNPGRPIPPNKVLAFNTKKDVNKWLFDNPVRCPAAVHFKILNGNKIGYSLQTNSTAVVKRGQEEDPTFKFQIPLQLAAEREIARSLIGDPNFPWDVSFKEYPHPPGDTFNEEALTTIIFFLAVAIFGFVFQISALITEKELKLRQAMTMMGLFDTAYWLSWVTWEALLSFFSSVLTVIFGMMFQFDFFLRNNVIVVFLLFFLFQLTMVSFAYWLSAFTTKAASATTLAFVIFIVGFITMVISNLGFPYSPQFKADYRTLWSLFPPNLLTIGLQLLTKATESPKDPGINWSNVAKCLPKEPGCVVTMQDVYILHVKTFFFWFVLAIYFDNIIPNISGVRKSKFYFLYPGYWTGNGGSRVKEGGNNSCCSGSLPRLEPITPDDEDVLKEETTVKQQATEGGSSNIAVQIRGLVKTYPGKSKGCCKRSPPFHSVKGLWLNVEKDQLLCMLGPNGAGKTTTISCLTGINPVTAGDASVYDQSIRSSMGMTNIRRMMGVCPQFDILWDALSGEEHLQLFANIKGLPPAEIDTVVAQLLSQSKITKVAAKMRSSSYSGGMKRRLSVAAALIGDPKLVILDEPTTGMDPITRRHVWDIIENAKKGRAIILTTHSMEEADVLSDRIAIMAKGRLRCIGTSIRLKSRFGTGFIANVGFSSETSSQPEAVKQFFRRRLDVVPKEESKSFLTYVIPHDKESLLTEFFAELQARESEFGIKDIQLGLTTLEEVFMNIARQAELETAIAEGKFTTLTLSSGISLEVPAGSRFVGIPGTKSPQNPGGIMVEVYWEPDESGSLCISGHSDEMPIPPHIQLSDPPNTKSAKKRGIVIDPAELKKES